One part of the Rutidosis leptorrhynchoides isolate AG116_Rl617_1_P2 chromosome 1, CSIRO_AGI_Rlap_v1, whole genome shotgun sequence genome encodes these proteins:
- the LOC139875779 gene encoding premnaspirodiene oxygenase-like → MKLLNIFIKPNSNPKFPPPGPWKIPLIGNLLSVVSRQPPHVVLRNLARKYGPFMHLQLGEVSALVVSSPQLAKEIMVKKDLSFADRPEIQASKMILYNSTDLVFAPYGNYWRQLRKICSSELLSAKKVQSFSYIREEEAKFLIESIVSSSGSPINLTEKIFTLTNTVVSRAAFGKIPKDQDLLLHMIHETIDVASGFGIVDLFPSYKLLHIVTGMSSKMAKIHQTLDKMFNNVIAEHQKDKENTKGGVDEDGLFDILLRLKDSGDLEFPISLDNIKAVLFDMFTAGTDTSSSTVEWALSELIRNPEMLEKAQAEVREVFKGKPSVNEIEFQGLKYLKMVIKETMRLHPAGPLLAPRECRESCEINGYVIPIKTKVIVNAWALGRDPEYWHNADRFLPERFEDSSIDFSGQNLEYIPFGAGRRMCPGILFGVANVEILLSNLLYHFDWKLPGGMKPDDLDMSETFGAACRRKHNLFLIATPYTPV, encoded by the exons ATGAAGCTACTAAATATATTCATAAAACCAAATTCAAATCCAAAGTTCCCACCACCAGGTCCATGGAAAATACCTCTTATTGGAAACTTATTATCCGTAGTGAGTCGACAACCACCACATGTTGTCCTTAGAAACCTGGCCCGAAAATATGGTCCGTTCATGCATCTTCAACTCGGTGAAGTTTCTGCATTGGTTGTTTCTTCACCTCAACTGGCTAAAGAAATCATGGTAAAGAAGGATCTTTCATTTGCAGACAGGCCTGAAATTCAAGCTTCTAAGATGATTTTATATAACTCCACCGACCTCGTATTTGCTCCATATGGTAATTATTGGAGACAACTCAGGAAAATCTGCAGCTCAGAACTTCTTAGTGCCAAGAAAGTTCAGTCGTTTTCTTATATTCGGGAAGAAGAAGCCAAGTTCTTGATAGAATCGATTGTTTCGTCCTCAGGATCACCTATTAATCTTACAGAAAAGATTTTTACGTTGACGAATACAGTAGTTTCTAGAGCTGCCTTCGGAAAGATACCCAAAGATCAAGACTTACTGCTTCATATGATACATGAGACGATCGACGTAGCAAGTGGATTTGGTATTGTAGATCTGTTTCCTTCTTATAAGCTTCTACATATTGTTACAGGAATGAGCTCCAAGATGGCAAAAATCCACCAGACTCTTGACAAAATGTTCAATAACGTCATTGCCGAACATCAAAAAGACAAGGAAAATACAAAAGGGGGCGTAGATGAAGATGGTTTGTTTGATATTCTTTTAAGACTTAAAGATAGTGGTGATCTTGAGTTTCCTATCTCATTGGACAACATTAAAGCGGtgttattt GATATGTTTACTGCCGGAACTGATACTTCTTCATCTACAGTGGAATGGGCCTTGTCTGAACTCATAAGGAACCCTGAAATGTTAGAAAAAGCACAAGCGGAAGTGCGAGAAGTGTTCAAAGGAAAGCCATCAGTAAACGAAATTGAATTTCAAGGACTGAAGTACTTAAAGATGGTAATTAAGGAAACTATGAGGTTGCATCCCGCTGGACCCTTATTGGCTCCTAGAGAATGTAGGGAAAGTTGCGAGATCAACGGATACGTGATACCCATAAAAACAAAAGTCATTGTTAACGCGTGGGCTCTTGGAAGGGATCCTGAATACTGGCACAATGCAGATCGTTTTCTACCAGAGAGGTTTGAGGACAGTAGTATTGATTTCTCGGGACAAAATTTAGAGTATATTCCATTTGGGGCCGGAAGGAGGATGTGTCCGGGAATTTTATTTGGTGTAGCGAACGTTGAGATTCTTCTATCGAACTTACTCTATCATTTCGACTGGAAACTCCCTGGTGGAATGAAGCCTGACGATTTGGACATGAGTGAGACTTTTGGAGCTGCCTGCAGGAGAAAGCATAACCTGTTTTTAATTGCCACTCCTTATACTCCAGTTTGA